DNA sequence from the Nostoc commune NIES-4072 genome:
AAGATACTGGGAAATTTTGCTTATGTTGCTGATGAAATTTCAGGACTACAAATTATAGATATCTCCAATCCTTCCTCCCCTGTCTTAAAAGGAAATTATGATACTTCTGGCTTTGTATTAGATGTAGAAGTGGTAGGAAATCTCGCTTACGTTGCTGATTGGAATCTAGGGCTACAAATTATAGATATCTCCAATCCTTCCTCCCCTGTCTTAAAAGGAAATTATGATACGCCTAACTATGCTTGGGGTGTAAAAATAGTAGACAACTTAGCTTATGTTGCTGATGGTTATTCTGGACTACAAATTATAGATATCTCCAATCCTTCCTCCCCTGTCTTAAAAGGAAGTTATGATACTCCTGGCTTTGCATTAGATGTAGAGGTGGTAGGAAATCTCGCTTACGTTGCTGATGAAATTTCGGGACTACAAATTATAAATATCTCTAATCCCTCCTCCCCTATCTTAAAAGGAAGTTATAGAACTCCTGCGGAAGTTAGGGATGTAAAAATAGTAGGCAATTTAGCTTATGTTGCTGATCAACTTTCGGGACTACAAATTATAGATATCTCTAATTCCTCCTCCCCTGTCTTAAAAGGAAGTTATGATACTCCTGGTTTGGCATTCTCCGTAAAAGTAACAGGTGATTTAGCTTACGTTGCTGATAGTTATTCAGGGCTACAAATTATAGATATCTCTAATCCCTCTTTACCCGTTCTTAAGAAAAAATATAGCACTTTTGGCAGGGCTTGGGGGGTAGAAGTAATAGGTAATCTAGCTTACATCGCTGATGAGGGTTCTGGACTACAAATTGTTTATGATGGAATGGCACTAAAATAAAATTAAACTCTTATCTCATTTCGTTTCTATCCTTAGTTACGGGAACGAGGTTCGAGAGGATTAGCCTTGTCTTTATTTGATTATTAATTTTGTCTTACTACTTACAGAAGAAAAATTTCCATTTGCAATGAAGTTTTTGATTAATTTATTATCTACTCCTAGATTTAGGAACGTTTATTGAGTAATCGATGTTTATTATACCAATTTAAAGTGCATTTACCTTATGAAACATCCTTTCCTATACAAGTCCGAACTTATCTGGAAGGTGCGTGAGTTTCTTCACCAAAAAGAGTTTATCGAAATGGCAACACCTATTATTCGACAGAATGACTGTGATCAGTTCTTTCGCCGACTTCAACTTAAGGATAATAGATATCTCCGAGACTCAGCAGCATATGGGTTACGCTACAACCTTGGTATCGCAGACAAGATTTTTGAAATTGCGCCTTGTTTTCGCTCAGATACTCCTGACAACACCCATCTTTGTGAGTTCTTAATGCTAGACCTTTACGCTCGCAATCACTGTATGGCGGATGTTATAAAACTCGCTCAAGATATTCTACAGTTGTTTTATGAGGGACCTATTGGGTATCTTTCTTTTGCTGAATTTGTCAGAGATCAATATGGCATCGACTTTTTTGATGATCCAAATGCCGAAGTTGAATTTAGCACATATCTACAGGAGAATTACGGTTATAATCATCCATCTTTTCTCAAGCGTCTTGACCAATTTATTATAGACCATGTAGAGCCGATGTCTAAAGACTGTTGTCTTATTGTCGTAGATTTTCCGTTAGTAGCAGAGTTTCGCTCGATGCGACGTAAAGAGACAGCAGGAGTAGCAGATCGATTCGAGTTTCAAATTAACGGTATTGAAGTCTTCCACGGTTACGCCGATGAAACTGACCTTGGCCTTTTAGGGGAGCGCGCCAAGAAGCAAGGTCAGTTTGGTCCCGAAGAACA
Encoded proteins:
- a CDS encoding amino acid--tRNA ligase-related protein; translation: MKHPFLYKSELIWKVREFLHQKEFIEMATPIIRQNDCDQFFRRLQLKDNRYLRDSAAYGLRYNLGIADKIFEIAPCFRSDTPDNTHLCEFLMLDLYARNHCMADVIKLAQDILQLFYEGPIGYLSFAEFVRDQYGIDFFDDPNAEVEFSTYLQENYGYNHPSFLKRLDQFIIDHVEPMSKDCCLIVVDFPLVAEFRSMRRKETAGVADRFEFQINGIEVFHGYADETDLGLLGERAKKQGQFGPEEQIMIQLLSEGKVPVQSAGFGFGIERLCQVCTQEKDIRIFTTSKEFV
- a CDS encoding LVIVD repeat-containing protein, translating into MFFLISLCLLSYGCNVAAGDLAEKLLPKPYKMTEVNINDSVKKTRNIKSMEKYKSEMILEEDIPKYIASITQKLAQSPSILETPMLVGSYDTPGVSINVKILGNFAYVADEISGLQIIDISNPSSPVLKGNYDTSGFVLDVEVVGNLAYVADWNLGLQIIDISNPSSPVLKGNYDTPNYAWGVKIVDNLAYVADGYSGLQIIDISNPSSPVLKGSYDTPGFALDVEVVGNLAYVADEISGLQIINISNPSSPILKGSYRTPAEVRDVKIVGNLAYVADQLSGLQIIDISNSSSPVLKGSYDTPGLAFSVKVTGDLAYVADSYSGLQIIDISNPSLPVLKKKYSTFGRAWGVEVIGNLAYIADEGSGLQIVYDGMALK